One Elaeis guineensis isolate ETL-2024a chromosome 10, EG11, whole genome shotgun sequence genomic window carries:
- the LOC105052280 gene encoding transcription repressor OFP3, which translates to MGNYRFRLSDMMPNAWFYKLKDMGNKGRKSHTNSRSMKKCYPTTRTSPSAPPEPSTPPSPEPKQDLLPRRGSYYISSRVETEKFPNSPFHLQASDTHFLIDLPRRSKRRSRRKGSKASHTTKLVTSSLSAGCGCRVWKSEAVTDFPEASLESPSCDRHHRIHGRGNDLHKPLISNKIEFDGFDGVASWSHSCSFWVTTSATDIIIELGTRSSISRKLEKVGDCTMVSEHRIPRTLTKPAKKEAGAVKLDNADMHAKQGVYHSGCSVEEQSKSAVKKSPPGLHRLRMRESSPRLVSNRVQQVQRNRKSSDLAMTAKGLRESFAIIISSSDPQRDFRESMVEMIVENNIRASKDLEELLACYLSLNSKEYHGVIVKVFEQIWFDLTNIRL; encoded by the coding sequence ATGGGAAACTATAGGTTTAGATTATCTGACATGATGCCGAATGCTTGGTTTTACAAGCTCAAGGACATgggaaacaaaggaaggaagagcCATACCAACTCACGTTCCATGAAGAAGTGCTATCCTACTACAAGGACATCACCATCCGCACCACCAGAGCCATCCACACCACCATCCCCAGAGCCCAAACAAGACCTTCTCCCCAGAAGAGGCTCTTACTACATCTCTAGCAGAGTCGAAACAGAGAAGTTCCCCAATTCCCCTTTCCACCTCCAGGCTTCCGACACCCACTTTCTCATAGACCTTCCTcggagatccaagagaagaagcaGAAGGAAGGGCAGCAAGGCTTCCCACACCACCAAGCTTGTCACCTCCTCTCTCTCTGCTGGCTGTGGCTGCAGAGTGTGGAAGTCTGAAGCCGTGACCGACTTCCCAGAAGCCTCCCTCGAGAGCCCTTCGTGCGACCGCCACCACCGCATCCATGGCCGTGGCAATGACCTTCACAAGCCCCTCATCAGCAACAAAATCGAATTCGATGGTTTCGATGGCGTCGCGTCATGGTCACACTCTTGTAGCTTCTGGGTCACCACCTCTGCAACCGATATAATCATTGAATTGGGCACCAGGAGCTCCATCTCTCGAAAACTCGAAAAGGTTGGGGACTGCACCATGGTCTCAGAGCATAGAATCCCACGAACTCTAACAAAGCCGGCGAAGAAGGAAGCCGGCGCTGTTAAATTAGATAATGCCGATATGCATGCAAAGCAGGGGGTCTACCATAGTGGTTGTTCTGTAGAGGAGCAGAGCAAGAGCGCAGTGAAGAAGTCCCCGCCGGGACTTCATCGACTTCGGATGAGGGAAAGCTCTCCAAGGCTCGTCAGCAACAGGGTACAACAGGTCCAGCGAAACCGGAAGAGCAGCGACTTGGCGATGACGGCGAAGGGATTACGGGAGAGTTTTGCGATCATTATATCATCATCAGATCCTCAGAGGGATTTCAGAGAGTCAATGGTGGAGATGATCGTCGAGAACAATATCCGGGCATCGAAGGATCTGGAGGAGCTTCTGGCTTGCTACTTGTCGCTGAATTCGAAAGAGTATCACGGTGTGATCGTCAAGGTATTTGAGCAAATTTGGTTTGATCTCACTAACATTAGATTGTAA